The Comamonas endophytica sequence GCTCGAAGCCCACCCCAAGGTCGCGCGCGTCTATTATCCCGGCCTGCCCACGCATCCCCAGCATGCGCTGGCCATGCGCCAGCAATCGGGCATGGGCGGCGGCGTGCTGGCCTTCGACGTGCTGGGCAATACGCCCGAGGCGCTGCGCGCCAACGCCTTCCAGGTGATCGACAGCACGCGCGTGTGCAGCATCACCGCCAACCTGGGTGACGTGAAGACCACCATCACCCACCCCGCGAGCACCTCGCATGGCCGCCTCTCCGAAGACCAGCGCCAAGCCGCCGGCATCGGCCAGGGCCTGATCCGGCTGTCGGTCGGCCTCGAACATCTCGAAGACATCAAGGCAGATCTCTGCCGTGGACTGGACAACATCTGATGAGCAACAAAGTACGCACGCGTTTCGCCCCGTCGCCGACGGGCTTCATCCACCTGGGCAACATCCGCTCGGCTCTGTATCCCTGGGCCTTCGCGCGCGCCAACGGCGGCGACTTCATCCTGCGCATCGAGGACACCGACCTCGAGCGCTCGACCCAGGCCTCGGTGGACGTGATCCTCGAAGGCATGCAGTGGCTCGAGCTGACGCCTGATGAAGGCCCGTTCTACCAGATGCAGCGCATCGGGCGCTACAAGGAAGTGCTGGCGCAGCTGCAGGAAAAGGGCCTGGTCTATCCCTGCTACATGAGCGTGCAGGAGCTCGACGCGCTGCGCGAGCGGCAGATGGCCAACAAGGAAAAGCCGCGCTACGACGGCACCTGGCGCCCCGAGCCCGGCAAGCAGCTGCCGGCCGTGCCCGAAGGCGTGCAGCCGGTGCTGCGCTTCAAGACCCCGCAGGGCGGGGTGGTGGCCTGGGAAGACAAGTGCAAGGGCCGCATCGAGTTCCAGAACAGCGAGCTCGACGACCTGGTGATCGCGCGCCCGGACGGCACGCCCACCTATAACTTCTGCGTCTGCGTGGACGACATGGACATGCAGATCACGCACGTGATCCGCGGCGACGACCACATCAACAACACCCCGCGCCAGATCCATATCTTCGAGGCGCTGGGCGCCCAGGTGCCAGTGTTCGCGCACCTGCCCACGGTGCTCAACGAGCAGGGCGAGAAGATGAGCAAGCGCAATGGCGCCAAGGCCGTCACGCAATACCGCGACGAAGGCTATCTCGCCGACGCCATGGTCAATTACCTGGCGCGCCTGGGCTGGAGCCATGGCGACGACGAGATCTTCAGCCGCGCGCAGTTCCTCGAGTGGTTCAACCTCGACCACCTGGGCCGCAGCGCGGGCCAGTTCGACGAAGCCAAGCTGCGCTGGGTCAATGCCCAGCACCTGAAGGCCATGGACGACCAGGCCCTGGCGGCGCAGGTGAAACCCTTCCTTGCGCAGCGCGGCATTGCTGCCTCCGAGCTCGACACCGACGATCGCCTGGTGCGCATCTGCGGCCTGTTCAAGGACCGCTGCGACACCCTGGTGGCGCTGGCCGACTGGGCGCAGGTGTTCTACCGTGACGTGACCCCCAACGAGGAAGAGCGTGCCAAGCATGTGACGGATGCCGTGCAGCCGGCCATTGCCGCGCTGGCGGCAGCCCTGGCCGAATGTGAATGGAGCCGCGAATCGATCTCCGCCGCCTTCAAGGAAGTGCTCAAGGCCCAGGGCCTGAAGATGCCCCAGCTGGCGATGCCGGTGCGCGTGCTCACCGTGGGTACGGCGCACACGCCATCGGTGGATGCAGTGCTCGAATTGCTCGGTCGCGAAAAAATTGCTGCGAGATTGCAAAACGCTTAAAAACCTGTCTATAATTCAAGTCTTCAACGACACACAGCAAGAAATTGAATGTGTTGTCAAGTGGGGGTATAGCTCAGCTGGGAGAGCGCTTGCATGGCATGCAAGAGGTCATCGGTTCGATCCCGTTTACCTCCACCAAAGTTGATGCGGACAAGTTCCAAGGTTTTGACCCTATCGTCTAGAGGCCTAGGACATCACCCTTTCACGGTGAGTACCGGGGTTCGAATCCCCGTAGGGTCGCCAAGTTTGAAGCACTTGGTTGCTGCAGAAATATTTGCAGCAATACGAAGCTTTCTGCCAGGAGTGGTAGTTCAGTTGGTTAGAATACCGGCCTGTCACGCCGGGGGTCGCGGGTTCGAGTCCCGTCCACTCCGCCAGATTTCCGGGTTCATGCCTTGCAGCATGGATCCTTTGGGGGTATAGCTCAGCTGGGAGAGCGCTTGCATGGCATGCAAGAGGTCATCGGTTCGATCCCGTTTACCTCCACCAAGATTTCAGAACGGAAGTTCTTAGGTTACGACCCTATCGTCTAGAGGCCTAGGACATCACCCTTTCACGGTGAGTACCGGGGTTCGAATCCCCGTAGGGTCGCCAAGTTTGAAGCGCTTGATGGCTGCACATGTCTGCAGCGATACGAAGCTTCCTGCCAGGAGTGGTAGTTCAGTTGGTTAGAATACCGGCCTGTCACGCCGGGGGTCGCGGGTTCGAGTCCCGTCCACTCCGCCACAGTCAATGGAATTGTGCATTTCGCATCGCTCCAATGGGGGTATAGCTCAGCTGGGAGAGCGCTTGCATGGCATGCAAGAGGTCATCGGTTCGATCCCGTTTACCTCCACCAAAATTCAGAACGGAAGTTCTTAGGTTACGACCCTATCGTCTAGAGGCCTAGGACATCACCCTTTCACGGTGAGTACCGGGGTTCGAATCCCCGTAGGGTCGCCAAGTTTGAAGCACTTGGCCTGTATCGAGTACAGGCAAAAGCTCAGCTGCCAGGAGTGGTAGTTCAGTTGGTTAGAATACCGGCCTGTCACGCCGGGGGTCGCGGGTTCGAGTCCCGTCCACTCCGCCATAGTTCGTGGATCGATGCTTGCATTGGTTTTGCTGATTACGATGACGCCACCGTGTTTTTGCACGGTGGCGTTTTTCGTTGTGGGTGTTATTTGCTTTGAGCCTGCTGAAGATGTTTTTGGCGAGCGTTCTGGATATCCAACGTTCGCCTGAGCCGGTCAAACGGCCTTCTGTCCCGCACGCAGCTCTTCAAACAACATCTCTCCTCCCATTTGCCCCCCCTTGAGCATGATCTCCAGCCCGTCGAGCGTCGGATCGTCGCTGTGCAGCCGGCACAGCGCCACGCCGGGCGCAAGCTGCGCCTGATAGGAAAGGCCCCAGGCGTCGAGCGCCTGCACGGCATGGCTCGAGGTATCGCCACCGGCAATGCCGAGCCGTTTGAGGGGAGCCAGCTTCAGTATCTGAGCCAGCAAATCTCCGCAAGCCAGGGCCAGCGCCCGCGCATCGGTCGTTGCATCGGCAACGGCATGCCCTTCACGGGAGGTACAGGCAAGCATATCCATGCCTTGCGCCAGCCGTCCTGCAATGTGCTGCGCCATCCGCAGGCGGTAATCATCATCATGCGCCAGGCGCGCTGCATCCAGCAGCAGCTGCTCATAGGAGCTTGCGGCCGCGATCTGGCGTGCCGTCACCGGGGACAGGCTACCCGCAAGGACCAGCACCGGACCATCGGCCGGGGCGATGGGGTTGGGGGCGACCGTTGCCTCGCTTTGCCAATGTGCCGCGAGTGCCTGCACCACGCTGCTCGGGCCCGCGGCCAGCAGGGGCTGCCGCCGGGCCTGGTTCCAGATCAGCCGGCCGACGGTGGCGAGGTGGTCGGTATGCGCGATGTCGAGCAAAACGGCATCGGGTTGCTGCGCGATGACGCCGGAAAGCTGCAGGTCGAGCATCCCGGCAGGCTGCGCATAGTCCGGATAATCAATCGATGCGACC is a genomic window containing:
- a CDS encoding four-carbon acid sugar kinase family protein gives rise to the protein MQKDLKIAYYGDDFTGATDTLATAARAGLRTLLFLGLPGTGQLERAGPLDCLGIAGAARAMAPAEMQAELEPVGQLFAQLGAPVTHYKTCSTFDSAPHVGSIGAAIRILQPHAGNAFVPIVGGQPNLRRYCVFGNLFAGAGPAMYRIDRHPTMRRHPVTPMPEADLRLHLAQQGLAQVASIDYPDYAQPAGMLDLQLSGVIAQQPDAVLLDIAHTDHLATVGRLIWNQARRQPLLAAGPSSVVQALAAHWQSEATVAPNPIAPADGPVLVLAGSLSPVTARQIAAASSYEQLLLDAARLAHDDDYRLRMAQHIAGRLAQGMDMLACTSREGHAVADATTDARALALACGDLLAQILKLAPLKRLGIAGGDTSSHAVQALDAWGLSYQAQLAPGVALCRLHSDDPTLDGLEIMLKGGQMGGEMLFEELRAGQKAV
- the gltX gene encoding glutamate--tRNA ligase → MSNKVRTRFAPSPTGFIHLGNIRSALYPWAFARANGGDFILRIEDTDLERSTQASVDVILEGMQWLELTPDEGPFYQMQRIGRYKEVLAQLQEKGLVYPCYMSVQELDALRERQMANKEKPRYDGTWRPEPGKQLPAVPEGVQPVLRFKTPQGGVVAWEDKCKGRIEFQNSELDDLVIARPDGTPTYNFCVCVDDMDMQITHVIRGDDHINNTPRQIHIFEALGAQVPVFAHLPTVLNEQGEKMSKRNGAKAVTQYRDEGYLADAMVNYLARLGWSHGDDEIFSRAQFLEWFNLDHLGRSAGQFDEAKLRWVNAQHLKAMDDQALAAQVKPFLAQRGIAASELDTDDRLVRICGLFKDRCDTLVALADWAQVFYRDVTPNEEERAKHVTDAVQPAIAALAAALAECEWSRESISAAFKEVLKAQGLKMPQLAMPVRVLTVGTAHTPSVDAVLELLGREKIAARLQNA